From the genome of Malus domestica chromosome 04, GDT2T_hap1, one region includes:
- the LOC103433848 gene encoding serpin-ZX-like, translating to MASPLKLISCSLFLFFSFIFWSKKPPIHPNIIAKTLTTPPVQLPVIARDRDLSDLRIFVRSQTAAAMRITKPLLLSEAKDKNMVFSPLSIHIVLSLIVAGTKGPARDQLLSFLKSNSTAELNALAADLVLLVLADGSASGGPRLSFANGLWVDESLSIKPSFKEAVAVFYKAVADKVDFQNKADEVRIKVNSWAQGKTGGLIKEFLPPASINGATRLVFANALYFKGVWEEKFDALNTKEHDFNLLDGSSVRAHFMTSDKWQFVRAFDGFKILQLPYRQGGEEEGKPPRRRFSMYLILPDAEDGLPGLVDKVCSGSDFLNRHQPYGKVEVGDFKIPRFKFSSDLEASKTLKDLGLVLPFTSELTEMVNWLPSGDAFNMLHKSCIEVNEEGTEAAAITGILAGSSLNPPDKIDFVADHPFMFVIREEITGTVLFIGQVLNPLAG from the coding sequence ATGGCGTCTCCTCTCAAACTAATTTCCTGCTcgctgtttttatttttcagctTTATTTTCTGGTCCAAGAAGCCGCCTATTCACCCCAACATCATCGCCAAAACCCTAACCACTCCTCCGGTCCAACTTCCAGTGATAGCTAGGGATAGGGATTTGTcagatttgagaatttttgtcCGCAGCCAAACAGCTGCCGCTATGAGAATCACAAAGCCTTTGCTTCTGTCCGAAGCTAAGGACAAAAACATGGTGTTCTCTCCGCTGTCCATCCACATCGTTTTGAGCCTGATCGTGGCGGGGACAAAGGGTCCGGCGAGGGACCAGTTACTCTCTTTTCTCAAGTCCAACTCCACCGCCGAACTCAACGCCCTCGCTGCGGATCTAGTTCTATTGGTTTTGGCAGATGGATCTGCCAGTGGCGGTCCCCGTCTGTCCTTTGCCAATGGACTTTGGGTTGATGAGTCTCTCTCTATCAAGCCTTCTTTCAAAGAGGCGGTGGCCGTGTTTTACAAGGCAGTTGCGGACAAAGTCGATTTCCAGAACAAAGCGGATGAGGTGAGAATCAAAGTGAATTCTTGGGCCCAAGGGAAGACTGGTGGCCTGATCAAAGAATTTCTTCCTCCCGCATCAATTAACGGTGCAACAAGGCTCGTGTTTGCGAATGCATTGTACTTCAAAGGGGTTTGGGAGGAGAAGTTTGATGCGTTGAATACCAAAGAGCATGACTTCAACCTCCTCGACGGGAGCTCAGTTCGGGCACACTTCATGACCAGCGACAAGTGGCAGTTTGTAAGGGCGTTTGACGGCTTCAAAATCTTACAGCTTCCTTACCGACAaggtggagaagaagaaggcaaaccTCCTCGGCGACGTTTCTCCATGTACTTGATTCTGCCTGATGCCGAAGACGGACTGCCAGGTTTGGTGGACAAAGTTTGTTCCGGATCTGACTTCTTGAATCGACATCAACCGTACGGTAAAGTTGAAGTGGGCGACTTCAAAATCCCAAGGTTTAAGTTTTCTTCCGACTTGGAAGCGTCCAAAACTCTCAAGGATTTAggattggtgttgccttttactAGTGAGTTGACAGAGATGGTTAACTGGCTTCCTTCCGGCGATGCTTTCAATATGCTTCACAAATCCTGCATTGAAGTTAATGAAGAAGGCACTGAAGCGGCAGCTATTACTGGCATTCTTGCGGGGAGTTCGCTTAATCCTCCTGACAAGATAGATTTTGTGGCCGATCATCCATTCATGTTCGTCATCAGAGAAGAAATTACTGGAACGGTGTTGTTCATTGGGCAAGTGCTGAATCCGCTCGCGGGTTGA
- the LOC103408601 gene encoding putative RNA polymerase II subunit B1 CTD phosphatase RPAP2 homolog, translated as MGKSQPPPQQQPPASVKDTVYKLQLALLDGVKTLDHLYLAGSIISRSDYNDVVTERTIADHCGYPLCPNALPPESSRPRKGHYRISLKEHKVYDLHETYMYCSSSCLIESKAFAQSLSEERCDVLDYGKVERVLRTFGDVDFEKGEVGLGDIGDLGISKLKIKEKSEADSGDLGISKLKIEEKSEVQLGDVGVVGPSNAIEGYVPHNQRISKPLGSKKNKKGSKGKEAKMSGGKDMIFNEMDFMSCIIASDEYSVSKIPPSSGENGCETKVKEPEGKVSHIKNDYEKKSRKSRGEKSTISKEDDVGVQEAPSTSETSQTVLNRIIKEAREEFHGDKAEKSNEQMLRSSLKPSGAKKLNRSVTWADEKVEHRMNGYDTFGSIYKPLFKPSAENGVGCSVTWSDEKIDSTKSKNVSEVREVQGAKEGSGVLGNLELQDNERLESAEFCAMALRQAAEAVASGESDVNGAVSSAGIILLPRPDSVDEEEPNEDVDMLEPEQAPLQPRNPGIPNFDLFDSEDTWFDDPPEGFSLTLSPFLTMWNSLFTWITSSTLAYIYGRDERFHEEFLSINGKEYPHKIVLAGGHSSEIKKTLAESLARTLPGVVSQLRLPTPVSSLEQEMSRMLETMTFVDALPAFRMKQWKVVVLLFLEGLSVCRIPALGPCMPDRRMLFHKVLDGSEITAEHYELMKDHIIPLGRVPEFSAQSGA; from the exons ATGGGGAAGAGCCAACCGCCGCCGCAGCAGCAGCCACCGGCTTCAGTGAAAGACACAGTTTACAAGCTCCAACTCGCTCTCCTCGACGGCGTCAAAACCCTAGACCACCTATACTTAGCCGGCTCAATCATCTCCCGCTCCGACTACAACGACGTTGTCACGGAGCGCACCATAGCCGACCACTGCGGCTACCCTCTCTGCCCCAATGCCTTGCCTCCGGAATCCTCCCGCCCCCGCAAGGGCCACTATCGCATTTCGCTCAAGGAGCACAAGGTCTACGACCTCCATGAGACCTACATGTACTGCTCCTCGAGCTGTCTTATCGAAAGCAAGGCTTTTGCTCAGAGTTTGAGCGAGGAGAGGTGCGATGTCTTGGATTATGGCAAGGTTGAGAGGGTCTTGAGGACTTTTGGGGATGTGGATTTTGAAAAAGGGGAAGTGGGGTTGGGGGACATTGGGGATTTGGGGATTTCGAAGTTGAAGATCAAAGAAAAGAGCGAAGCGGACAGTGGGGATTTGGggatttcaaagttgaagattgAAGAAAAGAGTGAAGTGCAGTTAGGGGATGTCGGCGTGGTTGGTCCCTCTAATGCTATTGAGGGTTATGTTCCACACAATCAGCGAATATCCAAGCCATTGGGTtcgaaaaagaacaaaaaag GGTCCAAAGGTAAAGAAGCGAAAATGAGTGGCGGGAAAGATATGATCTTTAATGAGATGGATTTCATGAGTTGTATAATCGCTAGTGATGAATACAGTGTGTCCAAAATCCCACCAAGTTCTGGAGAGAATGGTTGTGAAACTAAGGTTAAAGAACCAGAAGGAAAAGTTTCTCATATTAAAAATGATTATGAAAAGAAATCCAGGAAATCAAGAGGGGAAAAAAGTACGATTTCCAAGGAAGATGATGTTGGTGTTCAAGAGGCCCCTTCAACATCAGAGACTTCTCAAACTGTTTTGAATAGAATTATTAAAGAAGCAAGAGAGGAATTCCATGGTGATAAAGCTGAGAAATCAAATGAGCAAATGTTGAGATCCTCTCTTAAACCTTCAGGGGCAAAAAAACTTAATCGCTCTGTTACTTGGGCTGACGAGAAGGTGGAACATAGAATGAATGGTTATGATACATTTGGCAGTATCTACAAACCTTTGTTTAAACCTTCAGCAGAAAATGGAGTCGGTTGCTCTGTTACCTGGTCTGATGAGAAGATTGATAGCACTAAGAGTAAAAATGTTTCTGAGGTTAGAGAAGTGCAAGGTGCAAAAGAGGGTTCTGGTGTATTAGGGAATTTGGAATTGCAAGATAATGAACGTTTGGAATCCGCAGAATTCTGTGCCATGGCATTGAGGCAGGCAGCAGAAGCTGTTGCATCTGGAGAATCTGATGTCAATGGTGCTG TTTCAAGTGCTGGAATTATTTTATTGCCACGTCCAGATAGTGTGGATGAAGAAGAGCCTAATGAGGATGTTGACATGCTTGAACCAGAACAAGCTCCTCTGCAACCAAGAAATCCTGGAATTCcaaattttgatttgtttgactCTGAGGATACTTGGTTTGATGATCCGCCAGAGGGTTTCAGCTTAACT TTATCACCATTTTTAACAATGTGGAACTCACTCTTTACATGGATAACATCATCTACGCTAGCATATATATATGGGAGGGATGAAAGATTTCATGAAGAATTTCTCTCTATTAATGGGAAAGAGTATCCCCATAAGATTGTCTTGGCTGGTGGTCACTCTTCTGAAATCAAGAAAACCCTAGCTGAATCTCTTGCTCGGACTCTACCAGGAGTTGTTTCCCAACTCAGGCTTCCAACACCAGTATCTAGTTTGGAGCAAGAAATG AGCCGCATGTTGGAGACGATGACTTTTGTTGATGCACTACCAGCATTCAGAATGAAACAATGGAAGGTGGttgttcttcttttccttgAGGGACTCTCTGTTTGCAGGATCCCTGCACTCGGTCCTTGCATGCCGGACAGAAGGATGCTGTTTCACAAG GTGCTGGATGGTTCGGAGATAACTGCAGAACACTACGAGCTTATGAAGGATCATATAATACCCCTGGGCCGAGTACCCGAATTCTCAGCTCAGAGTGGTGCTTAA
- the LOC103427674 gene encoding shaggy-related protein kinase alpha: MASVGVAPTSGRREPSGHAVGVDKLPEEMSDMKIRDDKEMESTVAVVDGNGTETGHIIVTTIGGRNGQPKQTISYMAERVVGHGSFGVVFQAKCLETGETVAIKKVLQDKRYKNRELQTMRLLDHPNVVSLKHCFFSTTEKDELYLNLVLEYVPETVHRVIKHYNKLNQRMPLIYVKLYTYQIFRALSYIHRCIGVCHRDIKPQNLLVNPHTHQVKLCDFGSAKVLVKGEPNISYICSRYYRAPELIFGATEYTSAIDVWSVGCVLAELLLGQPLFPGESGVDQLVEIIKVLGTPTREEIKCMNPNYTEFKFPQIKAHPWHKIFHKRMPPEAVDLVSRLLQYSPNLRCTALDALVHSFFDDLRDPNTRLPNGRFLPPLFNFKSHELKGVPAETLMKLVPEHARKQVPFLASD; this comes from the exons ATGGCTTCAGTGGGTGTGGCGCCTACTTCAGGTAGGAGAGAACCCAGTGGTCATGCGGTTGGTGTGGATAAGTTGCCGGAGGAGATGAGTGACATGAAAATTAGGGATGACAAA GAAATGGAATCCACAGTCGCAGTCGTTGATGGTAACGGAACAGAGACAGGCCATATAATCGTGACAACTATTGGTGGTAGAAATGGCCAGCCAAAACag ACAATTAGTTACATGGCTGAGCGTGTTGTTGGACACGGATCATTTGGAGTTGTGTTCCAA GCAAAGTGCTTAGAGACTGGTGAAACTGTGGCTATTAAGAAGGTTTTGCAAGATAAGAGGTACAAGAATCGTGAGCTACAGACCATGCGCCTTCTTGACCACCCAAATGTTGTCTCTTTGAAGCATTGCTTCTTTTCAACGACGGAAAAGGATGAACTCTATCTTAACTTGGTGCTTGAGTATGTTCCTGAAACGGTTCACCGTGTGATTAAACACTACAACAAGTTGAACCAACGGATGCCTCTTATATATGTTAAACTCTACACGTACCAG ATCTTTAGGGCGTTATCCTACATTCACCGCTGCATTGGAGTGTGTCATCGGGACATTAAGCCTCAAAATCTTCTG GTGAACCCACATACCCACCAAGTAAAGTTGTGCGACTTTGGAAGTGCCAAAGTTTTG GTAAAAGGAGAGCCAAATATATCTTATATCTGCTCTAGATATTATAGAGCACCGGAACTTATATTTGGAGCAACCGAGTATACTTCAGCTATTGATGTTTGGTCTGTTGGGTGTGTTCTTGCTGAGCTATTGCTCGGACAG CCTCTCTTTCCTGGTGAGAGTGGAGTTGACCAGCTTGTTGAGATTATCAAG GTTTTGGGCACTCCAACACGGGAGGAAATCAAATGCATGAACCCTAACTATACGGAGTTCAAATTTCCTCAAATCAAAGCTCACCCGTGGCACAAG ATATTCCACAAGCGTATGCCTCCAGAAGCAGTTGATCTGGTTTCAAGACTGCTGCAATACTCTCCTAACCTGCGGTGCACAGCT CTGGATGCCTTGGTCCATTCCTTCTTTGATGATCTTCGCGACCCAAACACCCGCCTGCCGAATGGACGCTTCCTTCCGCCTTTATTCAACTTTAAATCACATG AATTAAAGGGAGTGCCTGCGGAAACTTTGATGAAATTGGTTCCAGAACACGCGCGAAAGCAAGTTCCGTTCTTGGCATCCGATTAG